In a genomic window of Mucilaginibacter sp. KACC 22063:
- a CDS encoding glycoside hydrolase family 16 protein, translated as MKLVQNLLTVSAFLAALNINIVKGQPSSKKDTYQLVWSEEFNKDGAPDNTIWQYEKGFVRNHELQWYQSQNAYCKNGKLIIEARKVHQANPLYNPQGNDWRTNRQYINYTSASLNTRQSKAWLYGRMVMRARIDTAAGLWPAFWTLGVAGQWPSNGEIDIMEYYRGKLLANIACGTNTAYKAKWYSTSTAIEDFKDKNWSKKFHIWRMDWDSTAISLFVDDRLLNRVQLKDLFNQDGTGINPFKQPHYILVNLALGGDNGGDPDSTTFLRRYEIDYIRVYQQKDQ; from the coding sequence ATGAAACTTGTACAAAATCTACTGACGGTATCTGCTTTTTTAGCTGCATTAAACATAAATATTGTTAAGGGGCAACCCAGCTCTAAAAAGGATACTTATCAATTGGTTTGGAGCGAGGAATTTAATAAAGATGGCGCCCCTGATAATACAATATGGCAGTATGAAAAGGGATTTGTACGTAACCATGAATTGCAGTGGTATCAATCGCAAAATGCTTATTGTAAAAACGGAAAGTTAATTATTGAGGCCAGGAAAGTCCATCAGGCAAATCCTCTTTATAACCCGCAGGGTAATGACTGGCGCACAAACCGGCAGTATATCAATTATACCTCAGCAAGTTTAAATACGAGACAATCAAAAGCATGGCTTTACGGGCGTATGGTAATGCGCGCACGTATAGACACTGCTGCTGGCTTGTGGCCTGCTTTCTGGACTTTAGGCGTGGCCGGGCAATGGCCATCAAACGGTGAAATTGATATTATGGAATACTACCGCGGAAAATTACTGGCCAATATTGCCTGCGGCACCAACACTGCTTATAAAGCAAAATGGTATAGTACCAGCACTGCCATTGAAGATTTTAAAGATAAAAACTGGAGCAAAAAGTTTCATATATGGCGGATGGACTGGGATTCAACAGCCATCAGCTTATTTGTTGATGACAGGCTGCTTAATCGCGTGCAGTTAAAAGATCTGTTCAATCAGGATGGCACCGGGATTAATCCGTTTAAGCAGCCACATTATATATTAGTCAATTTAGCTTTGGGCGGAGACAATGGCGGCGACCCCGACAGCACCACTTTTCTCCGTAGGTATGAAATTGACTACATACGTGTTTACCAGCAAAAAGACCAATAG
- the galA gene encoding beta-galactosidase GalA produces the protein MNRLSLFSLLILVITFKVSSAQSVSERTHQNFDAGWKFHLGHATDFNRDFNYGLGNIFSKSGETAGTALAIDYDEKGWADVTLPHDWAVALPFKYVKNDDLDSHGYKPVGGLFPENSIGWYRKTFQVNRADSGKRFEIQFDGIYRDSKVWINGYYVGGNFSGYNSVKFDITDFIRFGKKNVMVVRADATQSEGWFYEGAGIYRHAWLNTYNNLHFKPQGGVFVHAVVNNNKDAEVTIETSLENRGINAASATVLSYITDRNGKILVTGNELPFSLAVREENKLISKVKLKSTRLWDIDDPYLYKAISLVKVNGRVIDSVQTRFGIRTFTFDSNKGFFLNGRAMKIQGVSCHQDHAGVGSALPDELQYYRIRLLKEMGVNAYRTTHNMPTPELLDACDSLGMLVMDETRLLTSGQEYEQQFRNLILRDRNHASIFLWSIGNEEYATHRTDIGKRIAQNQILLQKELDPSRTCTYAANMGNVFKGVNEVIPVRGFNYNLNGLDGYHAEHPDQPIIGTEVASTVTTRSIFVKDTVRAYVPDYDLTYPSWASTAETWWKITEDRPWFMGGFAWTGFDYRGEPTPYRWPNINSHFGIMDMCGFPKTVYYYYQAWWTDKDVLHIAPHWNWPGKEGRPIDVWVNSNADDVELFLNGKGLGKKTMPRYGHLVWSVKYQPGKLLAVAHKHGKTIKASVETTTAPVSIQLLPSKKVLLDNGEDAVIVNVSVLDKKGREVPDASNLIQFDLQGNADIIGVGNGDPSSHEPDKCETGQWQRHLFGGKAQLIIKAGTKPSEISLTGSAVGLTPRKIVLLQK, from the coding sequence ATGAACAGACTAAGCCTTTTTAGCCTTTTAATCCTGGTAATAACATTTAAAGTATCCTCCGCTCAATCAGTTTCAGAACGTACCCACCAAAATTTTGATGCAGGCTGGAAGTTCCATCTTGGGCATGCAACCGACTTTAACCGCGATTTTAATTACGGTCTTGGGAATATATTTTCTAAATCTGGTGAAACAGCCGGAACTGCATTGGCTATTGACTATGATGAAAAAGGCTGGGCTGATGTAACCTTACCTCATGACTGGGCAGTTGCCCTCCCCTTTAAGTATGTTAAAAATGACGACCTCGACTCACATGGCTATAAACCAGTAGGCGGACTGTTTCCTGAAAACAGTATAGGCTGGTACCGCAAAACTTTCCAGGTAAACCGTGCTGATTCGGGGAAACGATTTGAAATACAGTTTGACGGTATTTATCGCGATAGCAAAGTATGGATCAATGGCTACTATGTTGGCGGCAATTTTAGCGGCTATAACAGTGTAAAGTTCGATATTACTGACTTTATCCGCTTTGGAAAAAAGAACGTGATGGTAGTAAGAGCGGATGCCACCCAGTCTGAAGGCTGGTTTTATGAAGGCGCCGGTATATACCGCCATGCCTGGCTAAACACTTACAACAATTTACATTTTAAGCCACAGGGCGGTGTATTTGTACATGCTGTCGTTAATAATAACAAAGATGCAGAGGTTACCATAGAAACCTCGTTAGAAAACCGTGGCATTAATGCCGCCTCGGCTACTGTTTTAAGTTACATCACCGACCGTAACGGAAAAATACTTGTTACCGGTAATGAACTGCCTTTCAGTTTAGCCGTGCGCGAAGAAAATAAGCTGATCAGTAAAGTAAAGTTAAAAAGCACAAGGCTGTGGGATATTGATGACCCTTATTTATACAAAGCAATTTCTCTTGTTAAAGTAAACGGTCGGGTTATAGATAGCGTGCAAACCAGGTTTGGGATACGCACCTTTACTTTTGACAGCAATAAAGGCTTTTTTCTAAATGGCCGTGCAATGAAGATACAAGGTGTTAGCTGCCACCAGGATCATGCGGGTGTGGGTTCGGCCCTGCCCGACGAATTGCAATATTACCGTATCCGTTTGCTGAAAGAAATGGGCGTAAATGCTTATCGTACTACACACAATATGCCAACGCCCGAGCTATTGGACGCCTGCGACAGCTTAGGTATGCTGGTAATGGATGAAACACGTTTGCTTACAAGCGGCCAAGAATACGAACAACAGTTTCGTAACCTGATTTTGCGTGACCGTAATCATGCCAGTATCTTCTTATGGTCTATCGGTAATGAAGAATATGCAACGCACCGTACTGATATTGGTAAGCGTATTGCTCAGAACCAGATATTGCTGCAAAAAGAGCTTGACCCAAGCCGCACCTGTACTTATGCCGCTAATATGGGCAATGTATTTAAGGGAGTAAACGAGGTAATCCCTGTGAGAGGTTTTAATTATAATCTGAACGGACTGGATGGTTATCATGCCGAACATCCCGATCAGCCAATTATCGGGACGGAGGTTGCCAGCACGGTTACAACCCGCAGTATCTTTGTAAAAGACACGGTGCGTGCTTATGTACCAGACTATGACCTTACCTATCCAAGCTGGGCCAGTACGGCCGAAACATGGTGGAAAATCACCGAAGATCGCCCGTGGTTTATGGGCGGCTTCGCCTGGACGGGTTTTGATTACCGCGGCGAACCTACCCCTTACCGCTGGCCAAACATCAACTCGCATTTCGGCATCATGGACATGTGCGGTTTCCCAAAAACTGTTTATTACTATTACCAGGCATGGTGGACGGATAAAGATGTATTGCACATAGCCCCGCATTGGAACTGGCCCGGAAAAGAAGGACGGCCTATTGATGTTTGGGTGAACAGCAATGCAGACGATGTTGAACTTTTTTTAAATGGCAAAGGCCTGGGTAAAAAAACAATGCCGCGTTATGGCCACCTGGTATGGTCGGTAAAATATCAGCCGGGCAAATTATTGGCAGTTGCGCATAAACATGGTAAAACAATTAAAGCGAGTGTTGAAACTACTACAGCGCCGGTAAGCATACAGCTATTACCTTCAAAAAAAGTATTATTGGATAACGGGGAAGATGCTGTAATTGTAAACGTATCTGTACTTGATAAAAAAGGTAGAGAAGTGCCCGATGCATCAAATTTAATTCAGTTTGACTTACAGGGAAATGCTGATATTATCGGGGTGGGCAATGGTGACCCAAGCAGCCATGAACCTGATAAATGTGAAACCGGCCAATGGCAAAGGCATCTTTTCGGCGGTAAGGCACAGCTGATTATAAAAGCAGGTACTAAACCAAGTGAAATTAGTTTAACAGGATCTGCCGTGGGTTTAACACCCCGTAAAATAGTGCTGTTGCAAAAATAA
- a CDS encoding L,D-transpeptidase family protein, which produces MEKQIKKPVLSIGISLMMLLTGILLQLILPAGKAVAHANGNLQTENISAAIQQLLNQDSINLYYPASVKRLYQKENYNPLWITPQADHKHTWEAMLMLDCVLEFGLSHNDYHAAELSYDQLHQIFETPGKVTVEQKAKFEITLTDALITFMNHLHYGKLNPRFPAVKIDDGNLNFNTEQALISAFNEQDFMSAIVGVQPKSKAYAALQNYMHLTKGQYQGDCYEVPEAEVRKVAINMERLRWIDVDDNNLLWVNIPSYTLIWHKPDTDVSFKVIVGKPATPTPTLASNLTHFITAPDWKVPQKIFVKELLPKALADTAYLEKNQFAVYDRQGKDVPISKHSLSIIAKNPSAYYARQSAGCDNSLGLIVFRFNNPFDIYLHDTPQKQLFNKKERAFSHGCIRVEDAYQLAALLLKNDGAGSSVSAVKAAMQNYETRTFHLKRPVPVKITYLTCESKEGQIVTYKDIYNLDKALEMALYNVTEFYSKR; this is translated from the coding sequence ATGGAAAAGCAGATCAAGAAACCGGTATTGAGTATAGGCATCAGCTTGATGATGCTTTTAACAGGCATATTATTGCAGCTTATATTACCGGCAGGTAAAGCTGTTGCCCATGCTAATGGTAATTTACAGACCGAAAATATTTCTGCGGCTATTCAACAACTTTTAAACCAGGACTCGATTAACCTATATTACCCTGCATCTGTAAAACGGCTTTACCAAAAAGAAAATTATAACCCGTTATGGATAACGCCGCAGGCAGATCATAAACATACCTGGGAGGCTATGCTTATGCTTGATTGCGTGCTTGAGTTTGGTTTGTCACATAATGATTATCATGCCGCCGAACTTTCTTACGATCAGTTGCACCAGATATTTGAAACCCCAGGGAAGGTTACAGTGGAACAAAAAGCAAAATTTGAAATCACTTTAACTGATGCCCTCATCACTTTTATGAACCATCTGCATTACGGAAAACTAAACCCACGGTTTCCGGCTGTAAAGATCGATGATGGAAATCTGAATTTTAATACAGAGCAGGCACTGATTTCAGCATTTAACGAGCAGGATTTTATGAGCGCTATTGTGGGCGTGCAACCTAAATCTAAAGCATATGCTGCTTTGCAAAATTATATGCATTTAACTAAAGGCCAGTATCAGGGCGATTGCTATGAAGTGCCCGAAGCCGAAGTACGCAAAGTGGCCATTAACATGGAAAGGCTGAGATGGATTGATGTGGATGATAACAACCTGTTATGGGTAAATATTCCGTCTTACACTTTAATATGGCACAAGCCCGATACGGATGTTAGTTTTAAAGTAATTGTGGGTAAGCCGGCAACGCCTACACCTACATTAGCCAGCAACCTGACACATTTTATTACCGCACCCGATTGGAAAGTGCCTCAAAAAATATTTGTTAAAGAATTATTGCCCAAGGCACTTGCCGATACAGCTTATCTCGAAAAAAATCAGTTTGCGGTTTATGACAGGCAGGGTAAAGATGTGCCGATTAGCAAGCATAGCCTGAGCATAATTGCTAAAAATCCCTCAGCTTATTATGCGCGTCAGTCTGCCGGGTGCGATAATTCTTTAGGGCTGATCGTATTCAGGTTTAACAATCCATTTGATATTTACCTGCACGATACGCCACAGAAACAACTTTTCAACAAGAAAGAGCGTGCCTTTAGTCATGGCTGTATCCGGGTTGAAGATGCTTATCAACTTGCTGCCCTGCTTTTGAAAAATGATGGTGCAGGCAGTAGTGTAAGTGCAGTAAAAGCGGCTATGCAAAATTATGAAACACGTACATTCCATTTAAAGCGGCCGGTACCGGTTAAGATCACTTACCTCACCTGTGAAAGCAAAGAAGGGCAGATTGTAACCTACAAGGATATTTATAACCTGGATAAAGCGTTGGAAATGGCTTTATATAATGTAACCGAATTCTACTCAAAACGATAA
- a CDS encoding universal stress protein has translation MKTILVTTDFSASANNAVKYATQLATALHANIKIMHAIKVPSENVMAAQVAWPLEDYGSLTAEANDRLAILAETMSAKSEFNDKAVFKPVIDYTSQVGNVVDITRNLVHEENIGMVVMGMSGAGSLSRFFLGSNSRDMIENASFPLLLIPSNVSYAPVNKIAFATELNPEDLKLLQVLAQFVKPLNAEILITHITKDRYENHAQIKDADKFLSEISSKLNYHKIYYRHLNGFDVNNGLTWLCEHGQVDVIAMVHRQRNVIERLFDNSHTQDMARHINVPLMVFNN, from the coding sequence ATGAAAACGATTTTAGTAACCACAGATTTTTCTGCAAGTGCAAACAATGCAGTAAAATATGCAACGCAACTGGCCACTGCTTTGCACGCCAACATTAAAATTATGCATGCTATTAAAGTGCCCTCAGAAAACGTAATGGCCGCACAGGTAGCATGGCCGCTGGAAGATTATGGATCGTTAACCGCTGAGGCCAATGACAGGTTAGCCATACTTGCAGAAACAATGTCGGCCAAATCAGAATTTAATGATAAGGCGGTTTTTAAACCGGTGATTGATTACACCAGTCAGGTTGGTAATGTTGTGGATATAACCAGAAACCTGGTACATGAAGAGAACATTGGCATGGTTGTGATGGGAATGTCCGGAGCGGGCTCATTAAGCCGGTTCTTTTTAGGAAGCAATAGCCGGGACATGATTGAAAACGCAAGTTTTCCGCTGCTGCTGATCCCATCAAACGTTAGCTATGCACCGGTTAATAAAATAGCGTTTGCAACAGAACTAAATCCTGAAGACCTGAAACTTTTACAAGTATTAGCGCAGTTTGTAAAGCCGCTTAATGCCGAAATACTGATTACACATATTACAAAAGATCGTTATGAAAATCATGCTCAAATAAAGGATGCAGATAAATTTCTGAGCGAAATATCATCGAAGCTCAATTACCATAAAATATATTACCGCCACCTTAATGGCTTTGATGTAAATAACGGGCTAACCTGGCTATGTGAACATGGGCAGGTGGATGTGATAGCCATGGTACACCGGCAAAGAAATGTAATAGAACGGTTGTTTGATAATAGCCATACACAGGATATGGCAAGGCATATTAACGTGCCCCTGATGGTTTTTAATAATTAA
- a CDS encoding heavy metal translocating P-type ATPase, with protein MSSRTDTATTCYHCGNTCNDGLFIYEEKNFCCIGCENVFKILSKSGLCNYYSYNFHPGANRSRVEKRFEYLDEAAIVKDLVDYTDDKITIATLYIPYIHCSSCIWLLENLNRIDPGIYYSRVDFLKKQVVVRFSNNVITFRQVVELMVDIGYEPLISLHDVIKQQQKLPKDNLVKKIAVAGFCFGNVMLLSFPEYLGLSGYEQSFRQFFGWLNILFSLPVVFYSGREYFSSAWNNLRKKVLNIDFPLALGIAVLFIRTVAEIITHKGPGFADTLCGLVFFLLVGKFVQKKTYHHISFERDYRSFFPVAVQVIEEERERPVPLSDLKVGQRIHIRHNEIIPGDAILLRGNAKIDFSFVTGEAIPVTKSLGEIVYAGGRQVGESIELEVVKPVSQSYLTQLWNNEAFKRSQEDRMQTFNERVSKYFIVVLLAIAFGALLYWLPSDFTRGLSAFTAVLIVACPCALALSTPFTMSAALGVFDRNLFYLKNTAVVEQLARIDTIVLDKTGTITTNTENNVISYDDLNHVQRQLIYTVCSNSGHPLSRQICDFLGHQKKLEVSEYNEISGKGIYAQVNGHMIKVGSSEFVLGGSEAVHQATEVHMVINGKYHGYFTFKHHYRDGLEDVIQLNKKYNIQLLSGDQDHEKNDLMAYFKREECLHFNQSPQQKLNFIAGLQRAGNKVMMIGDGLNDSGALKQSDLGVAITDNVNNFTPGSDAILDGRSLAKLPRFLRFSKDAVNIIHVSFLISLTYNLIGLSFAVTGALSPLTAAILMPLSTATIISFTSIATHVAAKKRKLA; from the coding sequence ATGAGCAGCAGAACCGACACAGCAACCACATGTTACCACTGCGGTAACACGTGCAACGATGGACTTTTTATTTATGAAGAAAAGAACTTCTGTTGTATTGGATGCGAAAACGTATTTAAAATTTTATCTAAAAGTGGTCTGTGTAATTATTACAGCTATAACTTTCATCCCGGGGCTAACCGCAGCAGGGTTGAAAAGCGGTTTGAATATCTTGATGAAGCCGCGATAGTTAAAGACCTGGTCGACTATACGGACGACAAAATTACCATAGCGACACTTTACATCCCTTATATCCATTGCAGTTCATGCATTTGGCTGCTCGAGAACCTTAACAGAATAGATCCTGGCATATATTATAGCCGGGTTGATTTTCTGAAAAAGCAGGTAGTAGTAAGATTCAGCAACAATGTAATCACATTCAGGCAGGTGGTAGAACTGATGGTTGACATAGGCTATGAACCTTTAATCAGTTTGCACGATGTCATTAAACAGCAACAAAAGCTGCCAAAAGATAACCTGGTAAAAAAAATAGCGGTGGCAGGATTTTGCTTTGGAAATGTAATGCTGCTCAGTTTTCCGGAGTATCTGGGCCTTTCGGGGTACGAGCAATCTTTCAGGCAATTTTTCGGCTGGTTAAATATACTGTTCTCATTACCTGTTGTTTTTTACAGTGGGCGCGAATATTTTTCATCCGCCTGGAACAATCTTCGTAAGAAAGTCCTGAATATCGACTTCCCTCTTGCACTTGGCATTGCCGTATTATTTATTCGTACGGTCGCTGAGATCATAACCCATAAAGGGCCGGGTTTTGCAGATACCTTATGCGGACTTGTCTTCTTTCTGCTGGTAGGTAAATTCGTACAGAAAAAAACATACCACCACATTTCTTTCGAGAGAGACTACCGCTCGTTTTTCCCTGTAGCGGTACAAGTAATTGAAGAGGAAAGAGAACGCCCGGTTCCGCTGTCTGATTTAAAAGTGGGGCAACGCATACATATCCGTCATAACGAAATTATACCCGGGGATGCGATACTACTAAGGGGAAACGCAAAAATTGATTTCAGCTTTGTTACCGGTGAAGCAATACCGGTTACAAAATCATTAGGTGAAATTGTATATGCCGGTGGCAGGCAGGTTGGCGAGTCGATTGAGCTTGAAGTCGTTAAGCCGGTTTCGCAAAGCTATTTAACCCAGCTTTGGAATAATGAGGCTTTTAAACGTAGCCAGGAAGATCGCATGCAAACCTTTAATGAGCGTGTAAGCAAATATTTTATAGTGGTATTGCTGGCCATTGCATTTGGGGCCTTGCTATATTGGCTTCCAAGTGATTTTACGCGTGGACTATCAGCATTTACGGCGGTGCTGATAGTAGCTTGTCCGTGTGCATTAGCTTTAAGTACGCCGTTTACCATGTCGGCAGCATTGGGCGTTTTCGACAGAAATTTGTTTTACCTTAAAAATACAGCAGTGGTAGAACAACTGGCGCGCATTGACACCATTGTTCTGGATAAGACGGGTACCATCACCACCAATACGGAGAATAATGTGATCAGCTATGATGATTTAAATCATGTACAGCGGCAACTGATATACACTGTTTGCAGTAATTCGGGACACCCGCTCAGCAGGCAGATCTGTGATTTTCTGGGGCATCAGAAAAAGCTCGAAGTTTCGGAATACAACGAAATTTCCGGAAAGGGAATTTACGCCCAGGTTAACGGGCACATGATTAAAGTAGGGAGCAGTGAGTTTGTACTTGGCGGAAGTGAGGCCGTTCATCAGGCTACCGAGGTACATATGGTTATTAATGGTAAATATCACGGCTATTTTACTTTCAAACACCATTATCGTGACGGACTGGAAGATGTTATTCAATTGAATAAAAAATATAACATCCAACTTCTGTCAGGCGATCAGGACCATGAGAAAAACGACCTGATGGCCTATTTTAAACGTGAAGAATGTTTGCATTTTAATCAATCGCCGCAGCAAAAACTCAATTTTATAGCAGGCTTGCAAAGGGCGGGTAATAAGGTAATGATGATAGGGGATGGCCTTAATGATTCGGGTGCTTTAAAACAAAGTGACCTTGGTGTGGCTATTACTGATAACGTAAATAATTTTACACCCGGCAGCGATGCCATTTTAGATGGGCGCTCGCTTGCAAAACTTCCCCGGTTTCTCCGGTTTTCAAAGGATGCGGTTAATATTATTCATGTATCCTTTCTGATATCGCTTACCTACAATTTAATCGGTTTAAGCTTTGCGGTAACCGGTGCCCTGTCGCCGCTTACAGCCGCCATACTGATGCCTTTAAGCACTGCAACTATTATATCATTCACCAGCATAGCTACCCATGTAGCTGCCAAAAAACGCAAGTTAGCATGA
- the ccoS gene encoding cbb3-type cytochrome oxidase assembly protein CcoS, with amino-acid sequence MSIIYFLIGCSILLALIFLFAFFYAQRHGQHDDLYTPSVRILLDEKEPGEEEND; translated from the coding sequence ATGAGCATTATTTATTTTCTGATCGGGTGCAGCATATTGCTGGCCCTCATCTTTTTGTTTGCATTTTTTTATGCACAACGCCACGGCCAGCACGATGATCTGTATACGCCATCAGTAAGGATATTACTTGATGAAAAAGAGCCCGGAGAAGAAGAAAATGACTGA
- the ccoN gene encoding cytochrome-c oxidase, cbb3-type subunit I: MQPEKFYYDNKIVRNFGIATIVWGIIGMAVGLLVAIQLYKPGANMGNQYTTFGRIRPLHTNAVIFAFVGNAIFMGVYYSLQRLLKARMFSDVLSKIHFWGWQLIIISAVITLPLGLTTSHEYAELEWPIDIAITLIWVVFGVNMFGTIIKRRERHLYVAIWFYIATFVTVAVLHIVNSFELPISAFKSYYLFAGVQDALVQWWYGHNAVAFFLTTPYLGMMYYFLPKMANRPIYSYKLSILHFWALIFIYIWAGPHHLLYTTLPGWAQSLGVVFSIMLIAPSWGGMINGLLTLRGAWDKVRDDAILKFMVVGLTAYGMATFEGPMLSLKQVNAIGHFTDWIIAHVHVGALGWNGFLTFAILYWLIPRIYRTTLYSAKLASWHFWIGTLGILFYAIPMYWAGFTQGLMLKEFTQEGMLKYPNFLETTMRILPMHVMRSIGGTFYLAGVIIMAYNLAKTMAQGKLVANEAAEAMPLEPNYTKEQDGFWHRTLERKPIKLMVLSLVVILIGTFVELMPTLTISSNIPTIASVKPYTPLELQGRDIYIREGCVGCHSQTVRPFRSETERYGEYSKAGEFVYDHPFLWGSKRTGPDLQREGGKYGNAWHYNHLMDPRLMSPGSIMPNYDWLITQTLDTTTTAAKINAMRKLGVPYAKGYEKVANHDLEQQAKGIADNLAKDHIKVKSNKEIVAIIAYLQRLGTDIKVNKTANNN, from the coding sequence ATGCAACCCGAAAAATTTTATTACGATAACAAGATTGTACGCAACTTCGGTATTGCCACCATTGTCTGGGGTATTATAGGCATGGCGGTAGGTCTGCTTGTTGCCATACAGTTGTACAAACCAGGGGCTAACATGGGTAACCAATACACCACGTTTGGCCGTATCCGCCCACTGCACACTAATGCTGTAATTTTTGCATTTGTGGGCAACGCCATATTTATGGGCGTTTATTATTCTTTACAGCGTTTGCTTAAAGCCCGCATGTTTAGTGATGTGCTTAGCAAAATCCATTTCTGGGGATGGCAGCTCATCATCATTTCGGCAGTAATCACATTGCCTTTAGGCTTAACCACCTCTCACGAATATGCAGAGCTGGAATGGCCGATCGATATTGCCATAACGCTGATATGGGTAGTGTTTGGCGTTAATATGTTCGGCACTATTATTAAACGCCGCGAACGGCATTTGTATGTAGCCATCTGGTTTTACATAGCCACATTTGTAACAGTTGCAGTATTACACATTGTTAACTCGTTCGAGCTGCCAATATCTGCATTTAAAAGTTACTACCTGTTTGCAGGCGTTCAGGATGCCCTTGTGCAGTGGTGGTACGGGCATAATGCAGTAGCATTTTTCCTTACAACGCCATACCTGGGCATGATGTACTACTTTTTGCCTAAAATGGCTAACAGGCCAATTTACTCTTACAAGTTAAGTATCCTGCACTTTTGGGCACTGATATTTATATATATATGGGCAGGGCCTCACCATTTGTTATATACCACATTGCCCGGATGGGCACAATCATTAGGCGTGGTGTTTTCTATTATGCTGATTGCGCCAAGCTGGGGCGGTATGATCAATGGTTTACTTACCCTGCGCGGTGCATGGGATAAGGTGCGCGATGATGCCATTCTTAAATTTATGGTGGTTGGCTTAACCGCTTATGGTATGGCTACTTTTGAAGGCCCTATGCTTTCATTAAAGCAAGTGAACGCCATAGGCCACTTTACCGACTGGATCATTGCTCACGTACACGTAGGCGCTTTAGGCTGGAACGGCTTTTTAACATTTGCCATCCTGTACTGGCTTATCCCGCGCATTTACCGTACTACGCTTTACTCTGCCAAACTTGCCTCATGGCATTTCTGGATAGGTACATTAGGTATCTTATTTTACGCAATACCTATGTATTGGGCAGGCTTTACCCAAGGCTTAATGCTGAAAGAGTTTACGCAGGAAGGTATGCTGAAATATCCAAACTTTTTGGAAACCACCATGCGTATTTTGCCTATGCACGTGATGCGTTCAATAGGCGGTACATTCTACCTGGCAGGTGTAATCATTATGGCTTATAACCTGGCAAAAACAATGGCACAAGGCAAACTGGTTGCCAATGAAGCTGCTGAAGCTATGCCACTTGAGCCTAATTATACCAAAGAGCAGGATGGTTTCTGGCACCGCACATTGGAGCGCAAGCCTATCAAATTAATGGTATTGTCATTAGTGGTCATCCTTATCGGCACGTTTGTAGAACTGATGCCTACGCTAACCATATCATCAAACATACCGACTATTGCCAGCGTAAAACCATATACACCGCTTGAATTGCAAGGCAGGGATATTTACATCCGCGAAGGTTGTGTGGGCTGCCATTCGCAAACGGTAAGGCCGTTCCGATCAGAAACCGAACGTTATGGCGAGTACAGCAAAGCCGGCGAGTTTGTATATGACCACCCGTTCTTGTGGGGATCTAAACGTACCGGCCCGGATCTGCAGCGTGAAGGTGGCAAATATGGTAATGCCTGGCATTATAACCACTTAATGGATCCGCGCTTAATGTCGCCGGGCAGTATCATGCCAAACTACGACTGGCTGATTACTCAAACGCTGGACACTACTACCACTGCAGCCAAGATAAATGCCATGCGCAAACTGGGCGTGCCTTATGCAAAAGGGTATGAAAAAGTGGCCAACCATGATCTTGAACAACAGGCCAAAGGCATTGCTGATAACCTGGCTAAAGACCATATCAAGGTAAAAAGCAATAAAGAGATCGTTGCCATTATTGCTTATCTGCAACGCCTTGGAACAGATATTAAAGTAAACAAAACCGCAAATAACAACTAA